Proteins from a single region of Carassius gibelio isolate Cgi1373 ecotype wild population from Czech Republic chromosome A5, carGib1.2-hapl.c, whole genome shotgun sequence:
- the LOC128014967 gene encoding ataxin-2-like, with translation MSMKPQAGGNRKPGGSTSGAAAASGTGGAGGGVGRQNIGRGRNNAKGPSNAVAFSGVYANMRMVHVLTSVVGTKCELKVKNGLIYEGVFKTYGPECDIVLDAAHRKSVDPSVGPRREDIVESIIFKSSDVVVVHFKDVDLSYAKKVSSDADNFTDSAVSARLNGEHKEKDLEPWDGGEQHISGSMESLDTDLVRQQSTNLDIM, from the exons ATGTCCATGAAGCCGCAGGCCGGTGGTAATCGCAAACCCGGCGGAAGCACCAGCGGAGCCGCAGCGGCCTCCGGTACCGGGGGAGCAGGAGGAGGCGTCGGACGCCAGAACATAGGAAG AGGACGCAACAATGCCAAAGGACCCTCCAATGCA GTGGCCTTTAGTGGGGTTTATGCAAACATGAGAATGGTTCATGTTTTGACCTCAGTTGTG GGAACCAAATGTGAACTTAAGGTTAAAAATGGACTGATCTATGAAGGAGTTTTTAAGACCTATGGCCCAGAG TGTGACATTGTCCTGGATGCTGCGCACAGGAAGAGTGTAGACCCCAGTGTGGGCCCTCGCCGTGAGGATATTGTGGAGAGCATTATCTTCAAGTCCTCAGATGTAGTGGTAGTTCACTTCAAAGATGTGGACCTCAGCTATGCCAAGAAAG TCTCATCAGATGCAG ATAACTTCACAGACAGTGCTGTGAGTGCCCGTCTTAATGGAGAGCACAAAGAGAAGGATCTGGAACCCTGGGATGGAGGGGAGCAGCACATCTCAGGCAGCATGGAGTCTCTTGACACTGATCTGGTGAGACAACAGTCAACAAATCTTGACATAATGTAG
- the LOC128002294 gene encoding elongation factor 2-like encodes MVDPVIGTVGFGSGLHGWAFTLKQFAEMYVAKFAAKGDEKKADLPPAERAKKVEDMMKKLWGDKYFDPSCGKFSKSASNADGKKLPRTFCQLVLDPIFKVFHAIMNFQKEETQKLIEKLEVKLDAEDKEKEGKPLLKAVMRRWLPAGDALLQMITIHLPSPVTAQRYRCDLLYEGPGDDEAAMGIKNCDPKAPLMMYISKMVPSTDKGRFYAFGRVFSGVVSTGQKVRIMGPNFTPGKKEDLYIKPIQRTILMMGRYVEPIEDVPCGNIVGLVGVDQFLIKTGTITTFENAHNMRIMKFSVSPVVRVAVEAKNPADLPKLVEGLKRLAKSDPMVQCFIEESGEHIVAGAGELHLEICLKDLEEDHACVPLKKSDPVVPCRETVSEESDQVCLSKSPNKHNRLYMKCRPFPDGLAEDIDKGEVAARQELKQRARYLTETYEWEVTEARKIWCFGPDGTGPNILVDVTKGVQYLNEIKDSVVAGFQWATKEGALCEENMRAVRFDIHDVTLHADAIHRGGGQIIPTARRVLYACVLTAKPRLMEPIYLVEIQCPEQVVGGIYGVLNKKRGHVFEESQVAGTPIFVVKAYLPVNESFGFTADLRSNTSGQAFPQCVFDHWQILPGDPYDVNSKPCQIVAETRKRKGLKEGIPALDNFLDKL; translated from the exons ATG GTGGATCCTGTGATTGGGACTGTTGGATTTGGATCAGGCCTCCATGGCTGGGCTTTTACTCTGAAGCAGTTCGCTGAGATGTATGTGGCCAAGTTTGCTGCGAAAGGAGATGAGAAAAAAGCAGACCTTCCTCCGGCAGAACGGGCGAAGAAAGTGGAGGACATGATGAAAAAGCTTTGGGGAGATAA GTACTTTGATCCCTCTTGTGGAAAATTCAGCAAATCTGCATCCAATGCAGATGGCAAGAAGCTTCCTCGTACTTTCTGCCAGCTTGTCTTGGATCCAATCTTTAAG GTTTTTCATGCCATTATGAATTTCCAAAAAGAAGAGACCCAGAAACTGATTGAGAAGCTTGAAGTAAAGCTTGATGCAGAAGAcaaagaaaaagaaggaaaaccTCTACTTAAG GCTGTGATGCGCCGCTGGTTGCCTGCAGGTGATGCTTTGCTCCAGATGATCACCATCCATCTTCCTTCTCCTGTCACTGCCCAAAGGTACCGCTGTGACCTGCTTTATGAGGGACCTGGAGATGATGAGGCCGCCATGG GTATAAAGAACTGTGATCCTAAAGCTCCGCTCATGATGTACATCTCTAAGATGGTGCCTTCCACTGACAAGGGTAGATTCTATGCCTTTGGTCGTGTCTTCTCTGGTGTCGTTTCTACAGGGCAGAAGGTGCGCATCATGGGCCCAAACTTCACACCAGGGAAAAAGGAGGACTTGTACATAAAGCCAATCCAAAG AACTATCTTGATGATGGGTCGCTACGTAGAGCCCATTGAAGATGTGCCATGCGGGAACATTGTTGGTTTGGTTGGGGTTGATCAGTTCCTGATTAAGACTGGCACTATTACCACTTTTGAGAATGCTCACAACATGCGTATTATGAAGTTCAGTGTTAGTCCTGTGGTGAGAGTTGCTGTGGAGGCCAAGAACCCAGCTGATCTGCCAAAGTTGGTAGAGGGCCTTAAACGCCTGGCCAAGTCTGATCCTATGGTTCAG TGTTTCATTGAAGAGTCTGGTGAGCACATTGTGGCAGGTGCTGGAGAGCTTCATCTGGAGATCTGCCTGAAAGACCTTGAGGAAGATCATGCCTGCGTCCCCCTGAAG aaATCAGACCCAGTTGTGCCATGTCGTGAAACCGTCAGTGAGGAATCAGACCAGGTTTGCTTGTCCAAGTCTCCCAACAAGCACAATCGTCTGTACATGAAATGTCGGCCCTTTCCAGATGGCCTAGCTGAGGACATTGATAAGGGTGAAGTGGCCGCTCGCCAGGAGCTCAAACAGAGAGCTCGCTACCTGACTGAGACGTACGAGTGGGAGGTCACTGAGGCCCGTAAGATTTGGTGCTTCGGACCAGATGGCACAGGGCCCAACATTCTTGTGGATGTCACAAAGGGAGTTCAGTATCTGAATGAGATAAAGGACAGTGTAGTGGCTGGTTTCCAGTGGGCAACCAAAGAA GGTGCACTCTGTGAAGAGAACATGCGTGCTGTCCGATTTGACATTCATGATGTCACTCTTCACGCTGATGCCATTCATAGAGGTGGCGGTCAGATCATTCCCACAGCCCGCAGAGTTCTGTATGCATGTGTACTCACTGCCAAGCCAAGACTCATGGAGCCCATTTACCTGGTCGAGATTCAG TGCCCAGAGCAGGTGGTTGGTGGCATCTATGGTGTGCTGAACAAAAAAAGAGGCCATGTGTTTGAGGAGTCCCAAGTGGCTGGTACACCTATATTTGTTGTGAAGGCATACCtacctgtaaatgaatcatttg GCTTCACTGCAGACCTGAGGTCTAACACAAGTGGACAGGCCTTCCCTCAGTGTGTGTTTGACCACTGGCAGATTTTGCCAGGTGATCCATATGACGTAAACAGCAAACCTTGCCAAATTGTGGCTGAGACCCGTAAACGCAAAGGTCTGAAGGAGGGCATCCCAGCACTGGACAACTTCCTGGACAAACTATAA